TAGGGTCCACATGTTCCGTCGTGTTTCAGCTGCTTCGGCGAGCTCTCTCGTCGCCGTccgcgccttctccagcactAATGTCTGCCTGGGCAAGCGCATCAAGGTCAAGAATGAGGTGGTAGACATGGACGGCGACGAGATGACGCGCATTATCTGGTCGCTCATCAAGGAAAAGCTGATCTTGCCCTACGTGGATGTCCCGATCAACTACTTCGACCTCAGCGTGACCCACCGTGACGCGACAAATGACAAGGTCAccgtcgacgccgccgaggcgATCATGAAGTGCAACGTCGGCATCAAGTGCGCCACGATCACCCCGGATGAGTCTCGCGTGACGGAGTTCAACCTAAAGAAGATGTGGAAGAGCCCGAATGGCACCATCCGCAACATCCTCGGCGGGACGGTGTTCCGTGAGCCGATCATCGTCTCCAACATCCCACGCATCGTAAAGCACTGGAAGGAGCCAATTGTGGTCGGCCGTCACGCCTTCGGCGATCAGTACAAGGCGACGGACACCATCTACAAGCCGGGTAAGCTGCAGCTTGTGCACACACCCGCTGACGGCAGCGCGCCAACGACGCTGGACGTCTACGACTTTAAGAGCGAGGGTGTGGGCATGGCCATGTACAACACGAAGAAGAGCATCGAAGGCTTCGCGAAGAGCTGCTTTCAGTATGCGCTGATGCGCAAGTACCCGCTGGTGCTGACGACGAAGAACACCATCCTGAAGAAGTACGACGGCGTGTTCCTGCAGACCTTCCAGCGCATGTACGAGGAACAGTACAAGTCCGACTTCGAGAAGGCAGGCATCACATACAACCACCGGCTCATCGATGACCAAGTCGCGCAGATGATTAAGGGC
This genomic window from Leishmania braziliensis MHOM/BR/75/M2904 complete genome, chromosome 10 contains:
- a CDS encoding putative isocitrate dehydrogenase [NADP],mitochondrial precursor yields the protein MFRRVSAASASSLVAVRAFSSTNVCLGKRIKVKNEVVDMDGDEMTRIIWSLIKEKLILPYVDVPINYFDLSVTHRDATNDKVTVDAAEAIMKCNVGIKCATITPDESRVTEFNLKKMWKSPNGTIRNILGGTVFREPIIVSNIPRIVKHWKEPIVVGRHAFGDQYKATDTIYKPGKLQLVHTPADGSAPTTLDVYDFKSEGVGMAMYNTKKSIEGFAKSCFQYALMRKYPLVLTTKNTILKKYDGVFLQTFQRMYEEQYKSDFEKAGITYNHRLIDDQVAQMIKGEGGFVWACKNYDGDVQSDIVAQGFGSLGLMTSVLMCPDGKTIEAEAAHGTVTRHYRQHQQGKETSTNSIASIYAWTRGLAHRGKLDGNCDLVKFSDMLEKVVIKTVEDGHMTKDLALCVHGSSGVKREQYETTEEFLNSVDAALKKAMCA